A window of the Tachysurus fulvidraco isolate hzauxx_2018 chromosome 6, HZAU_PFXX_2.0, whole genome shotgun sequence genome harbors these coding sequences:
- the LOC113641015 gene encoding zinc-binding protein A33-like has product MMKEKIDKLSRDISSLSDTIRAIEEGMRAEDILFLQNYKATVKRAQCTLEHPEELSGALIHVAKHLANLKFRVWEKMQDTVQYTPVTLDPNTVHPNFIVSDDLTSVRFSDVRQKFPDNPERFDEYCCILGSEGFNSGTHCWDVEVGDNIVWVVGVMTESAQRKEKIFSRSGMWYVGYYKGKYGACSTPQKSTHLSVEQKLQRIRVKLDWDRGKLSFSNPLTNTHIHTFTHTFTEKLLPFLRAICKECPLMIVPLQCSVRVNQIS; this is encoded by the exons atgatgaaggagaagatTGACAAGCTGAGCAGAGACATATCATCTCTTTCAGACACAATCAGAGCCATAGAAGAGGGCATGAGAGCTGAAGACATCCTGTTCTTACAA AACTACAAGGCCACAGTGAAAAG AGCCCAGTGCACACTGGAGCATCCAGAGGAGCTTTCCGGAGCACTGATCCATGTGGCAAAACATCTGGCCAACCTGAAGTTCAGAGTCTGGGAGAAGATGCAGGACACTGTCCAATACA caccTGTAACTCTGGACCCAAACACTGTTCATCCTAATTTCATTGTATCTGATGATCTGACCAGTGTGAGATTCAGTGATGTGAGACAGAAATTTCCTGAtaatccagagagatttgatgAATATTGCTGTATCCTGGGTTCTGAGGGCTTTAACTCAGGGACACACTGCTGGGATGTTGAAGTTGGAGACAATATAGTCTGGGTTGTGGGTGTGATGACAGAATCTGCTCAGAGGAAGGAGAAAATATTCTCCCGAAGTGGTATGTGGTATGTGGGGTATTATAAAGGTAAATATGGAGCATGTTCTACACCACAGAAATCCACTCACCTCTCAGTAGAACAGAAACTCCAGAGGATCAGAGTGAAACTGGACTgggacagaggaaagctgtcaTTCTCCAACCCtcttactaacacacacatacacactttcacacacacatttactgaaAAATTACTGCCATTCCTACGTGCAATTTGTAAAGAATGTCCTCTAATGATCGTCCCACTTCAGTGCTCTGTAAGAGtgaatcagatcagttag